One Candidatus Sulfurimonas baltica DNA segment encodes these proteins:
- the trpB gene encoding tryptophan synthase subunit beta, whose protein sequence is MSKSYLESYPDEKGYFGKFGGSYIPPVLEQPFADITKAYKELKHSPEFINELKYVRKHYQGRPTPISFAKNLTELCGGAKIYLKREDLNHTGAHKLNHCMAEVILAKHLGKKKVIAETGAGQHGVALATAAAYFGLECEIHMGEVDIAKEHPNVVRMQILGANVIPATHGLKTLKEAVDSAFESYVPQADTAIYCIGSVVGPHPFPMMVRDFQSVIGFESKEQFLEHEGKLPDNVIACVGGGSNAMGIFAGFIDDKEVNLIGVEPMGVGEKLGEHAATLTYGTEGVMHGFNSIMLKDESGEPAPVYSVGSGIDYPSVGPEHAHLMQTGRTKVALCNDEEAIDAFYKLSQLEGIIPALESAHAVGYAMKLAKTLGKDKTILINLSGRGDKDIDFVVQNYPIPNAKF, encoded by the coding sequence ATGTCTAAATCTTACCTAGAATCATATCCTGATGAAAAAGGATACTTTGGAAAATTTGGAGGTTCATATATACCTCCAGTACTTGAACAACCATTTGCTGACATAACAAAAGCATACAAAGAGCTAAAACATTCTCCTGAATTTATAAATGAATTAAAGTATGTTAGAAAGCACTATCAGGGACGCCCGACACCTATTTCATTTGCTAAAAACCTTACAGAGCTTTGCGGTGGTGCAAAGATTTACTTAAAAAGAGAAGATTTAAACCATACCGGTGCGCATAAGCTTAACCACTGTATGGCTGAAGTTATTTTGGCAAAACATCTAGGTAAGAAAAAGGTTATTGCAGAGACTGGAGCTGGTCAGCACGGCGTTGCTCTTGCAACTGCAGCAGCATATTTTGGTTTAGAGTGTGAAATACATATGGGTGAAGTGGACATAGCTAAAGAGCATCCAAATGTTGTTCGTATGCAAATCTTAGGTGCCAATGTTATACCTGCTACACATGGTTTAAAAACTTTAAAAGAGGCGGTTGACTCTGCATTTGAGAGTTATGTGCCACAAGCTGACACTGCTATTTACTGTATTGGCTCTGTTGTCGGTCCTCACCCTTTCCCAATGATGGTTAGAGATTTTCAATCTGTTATAGGCTTTGAATCTAAAGAGCAATTTTTAGAACACGAAGGTAAACTGCCAGACAATGTTATAGCTTGTGTTGGCGGCGGTTCAAATGCTATGGGTATTTTTGCCGGATTTATTGATGATAAAGAGGTTAATCTAATTGGTGTTGAACCTATGGGTGTTGGTGAAAAACTAGGAGAGCATGCAGCGACTCTTACTTATGGGACAGAGGGAGTTATGCACGGTTTTAATTCTATTATGCTTAAAGATGAAAGCGGTGAACCTGCACCTGTTTACTCTGTAGGTTCTGGTATTGATTACCCGTCTGTCGGTCCAGAACATGCACATCTAATGCAAACAGGAAGAACTAAAGTTGCTCTTTGCAACGACGAAGAAGCTATTGATGCATTTTATAAACTTTCGCAACTAGAAGGTATTATCCCTGCACTAGAGTCTGCTCACGCTGTTGGGTATGCCATGAAACTTGCAAAAACTCTTGGCAAAGATAAAACAATCCTAATCAACTTAAGTGGCAGAGGCGATAAAGATATAGACTTTGTTGTACAAAACTACCCAATTCCTAACGCAAAATTCTAA
- a CDS encoding YbfB/YjiJ family MFS transporter, with protein sequence MNSLFDKSNNAAILLAGILAIVVGIGVARFAFTSLLPFMLEDYLTITNAGILASFNFTGYLSGAVFSVFIKDINAKVKYFRIGMFLSVVTTLVLATTTDETLWLLSRVVAGFGSAMVLIVGGAIVMVKLNFEDKTKAMGIHFSGIGFAILISELISQYILKDGNWSDAWLALAMFAFIISFYSVYILSFDKEIKQEAIKHKLSKSIFTPYVILLILAYFTEGVGFVVQGTFLPDIINSLKGLDGYGSVGWLMVGIAGIPSSIIFMRLAHNYGSVNIIILAMALQIIGILIPAISTNMYLNLLSGALYGSTFIALVALFMHLGGKLAGNNPVVLMGSMTAAYGIGQVGAPLYSVALIEYFGNYNSTLYLTAFIVFVGILLLVYAKKIENKM encoded by the coding sequence ATGAATAGTTTATTTGATAAAAGTAATAATGCTGCAATACTCTTAGCCGGTATATTAGCTATAGTAGTTGGAATTGGTGTAGCACGTTTTGCTTTCACCTCACTTCTTCCCTTTATGCTTGAAGATTATTTGACAATTACCAATGCTGGAATACTTGCTTCATTTAATTTTACAGGGTATCTAAGCGGTGCTGTGTTTTCTGTTTTTATCAAAGATATAAATGCAAAAGTAAAGTACTTTAGAATTGGAATGTTTCTTAGTGTAGTTACAACTCTTGTTCTTGCAACTACGACAGATGAGACACTATGGCTACTCTCTAGAGTCGTTGCCGGTTTTGGTTCTGCTATGGTTCTTATAGTCGGTGGTGCTATAGTGATGGTCAAGTTAAACTTTGAAGATAAAACAAAAGCGATGGGGATTCACTTCAGTGGCATTGGCTTTGCGATACTTATAAGCGAACTGATAAGTCAATACATATTAAAAGATGGTAATTGGTCTGATGCGTGGCTTGCTTTAGCAATGTTTGCTTTTATAATATCTTTTTATTCAGTGTATATTCTGTCGTTTGACAAAGAGATAAAACAAGAGGCTATAAAACATAAACTTTCAAAATCTATATTTACTCCGTATGTTATTTTGCTTATATTGGCCTACTTTACAGAAGGTGTCGGTTTTGTAGTACAAGGGACATTTTTACCGGACATAATAAATTCGCTTAAAGGTTTGGATGGTTACGGAAGTGTTGGCTGGCTAATGGTTGGAATCGCAGGAATTCCATCCTCTATAATTTTTATGAGATTGGCACATAACTACGGAAGTGTAAATATAATTATCCTAGCAATGGCTCTGCAAATTATAGGAATCCTTATACCTGCAATTAGTACTAATATGTATCTTAACTTGTTGAGTGGTGCTTTGTATGGCAGTACATTTATTGCACTTGTAGCACTTTTTATGCATCTAGGCGGCAAGCTTGCAGGGAATAATCCGGTGGTTTTGATGGGCTCTATGACAGCAGCTTACGGAATAGGACAAGTCGGTGCTCCACTCTACAGTGTAGCTTTGATAGAGTACTTTGGAAATTATAACTCTACACTCTATTTGACAGCATTTATAGTTTTTGTAGGGATACTGCTTTTGGTTTATGCAAAAAAAATAGAAAATAAGATGTAA
- a CDS encoding endonuclease III domain-containing protein, with product MNKIFNVYEILHEAYGPQGWWPYINDGGYHPADYNFNRNEDEIFEVCLGSILTQNTTFTSVVKSLNNLNELNALTPKAIKKIDIGEFKEAIKPSGYFNQKAKYILEFISFFEALNGKTPSREGLLKVLGIGEETADSILLYGYCKPEFKVDAYTKRVFLELGLINEKAKYKDIKKLMQESLRECIKDERELVIVYQEFHALIVKHSKEFYSKKPYSQGCFLKEKYYE from the coding sequence GTGAATAAAATTTTTAATGTTTATGAAATATTACATGAAGCTTATGGTCCTCAGGGTTGGTGGCCATATATAAATGATGGTGGCTATCATCCAGCTGATTACAATTTTAATAGAAATGAAGATGAAATTTTTGAAGTATGTTTAGGCTCTATCTTAACTCAAAATACGACTTTTACATCTGTAGTAAAATCTCTTAATAATCTAAATGAGTTGAATGCGCTCACACCTAAAGCTATAAAAAAGATTGATATAGGGGAGTTTAAAGAGGCCATAAAACCATCAGGTTACTTTAATCAAAAAGCGAAATACATACTTGAGTTTATCTCTTTTTTTGAAGCCTTAAATGGAAAAACACCAAGTAGAGAAGGTCTTTTAAAAGTGCTTGGAATTGGTGAGGAGACAGCAGACTCTATACTTTTATATGGCTATTGTAAGCCAGAGTTTAAAGTAGATGCCTACACAAAACGTGTTTTTTTAGAGCTTGGTCTTATAAATGAGAAAGCAAAATATAAAGATATAAAAAAACTGATGCAAGAGTCACTAAGGGAGTGTATAAAAGATGAGAGAGAGTTGGTTATAGTCTATCAGGAATTTCATGCACTTATTGTAAAGCACTCAAAAGAGTTTTACTCTAAAAAGCCTTATTCTCAGGGATGTTTTTTAAAAGAAAAATATTATGAATAG
- a CDS encoding chorismate mutase produces MSKIKKCNSLEEVRQEIDILDDKIVELISDRSHLVRQAAKFKNSVEEVKAEDRIDFILQKVRHAAIQADVSPNMVSELFKIMIDEMVETEISEFRNSEIF; encoded by the coding sequence ATGTCTAAAATAAAAAAATGCAACTCACTCGAAGAGGTTAGACAAGAGATAGATATACTTGACGACAAGATTGTTGAACTTATATCTGATAGAAGCCATCTTGTTCGCCAAGCAGCAAAGTTTAAAAATAGTGTAGAAGAGGTAAAAGCTGAAGATAGAATAGATTTTATTTTACAAAAAGTCCGTCATGCTGCAATTCAAGCAGATGTCTCTCCAAATATGGTATCAGAACTTTTCAAAATAATGATTGATGAAATGGTAGAAACTGAAATATCAGAGTTTAGAAATTCGGAAATATTTTAA
- the infA gene encoding translation initiation factor IF-1 — protein sequence MAKSDVIEVDGKIIEALPNATFRVELENGHIILCHIAGKMRMHYIKILPGDKVKLELTPYSLDKGRITYRYK from the coding sequence ATGGCTAAATCAGATGTTATCGAAGTAGATGGCAAAATTATAGAAGCTTTGCCTAACGCAACATTTCGTGTTGAATTAGAAAATGGACATATTATTCTATGTCATATCGCAGGAAAAATGCGTATGCACTATATTAAAATACTTCCAGGTGACAAAGTAAAACTTGAACTAACGCCTTACTCACTTGATAAAGGTCGTATCACCTATAGATACAAATAA
- the map gene encoding type I methionyl aminopeptidase, with protein sequence MAIALRKPQEIEKLRAANKIVGGALELLRQNTKVGVSLKELDAMAEEFILSHGAKPSFKGLYGFPNSVCCSLNQVIIHGIPTDYKLQEGDVIGYDIGTELDGWFGDAAITVGVGKVSAKDEELIACAKDTLYEAISAIKVGMRFKELSAILENSIRSRGFVPLYNFCGHGIGKKPHEEPEIPNYLDGKNPNAGPKIKNGMVFCLEPMICQKDSKPIILDNKWDVVSADDLHGSHYEHTVAVVNGKAEILSLA encoded by the coding sequence ATGGCCATCGCCCTTAGAAAACCTCAAGAGATTGAGAAACTTCGTGCTGCTAACAAAATTGTTGGCGGTGCTTTAGAATTACTAAGACAAAACACAAAAGTAGGTGTATCTTTAAAAGAGCTTGATGCTATGGCTGAGGAGTTTATCCTCTCTCATGGCGCAAAGCCATCTTTTAAAGGTCTCTACGGCTTTCCCAATTCAGTTTGCTGCTCATTAAATCAAGTTATTATTCACGGTATCCCGACAGATTACAAACTCCAAGAGGGTGATGTAATTGGTTATGATATTGGTACTGAATTAGATGGCTGGTTCGGTGATGCAGCTATAACAGTTGGAGTTGGTAAAGTTAGTGCTAAAGATGAAGAACTAATCGCTTGCGCGAAAGATACTCTTTATGAAGCTATATCTGCTATAAAAGTAGGTATGCGCTTCAAAGAGCTTTCAGCAATTTTAGAGAACTCTATTCGATCAAGAGGGTTTGTTCCACTTTACAACTTTTGTGGTCATGGTATCGGTAAAAAGCCTCATGAAGAGCCTGAAATTCCAAACTACCTTGATGGTAAAAATCCAAATGCTGGCCCAAAGATTAAAAACGGAATGGTTTTTTGTCTGGAGCCTATGATATGTCAAAAAGATTCTAAACCTATTATCTTGGATAATAAGTGGGATGTTGTTAGTGCCGATGATTTACACGGCTCACACTATGAGCATACTGTTGCAGTTGTCAACGGTAAAGCTGAAATTTTATCTCTCGCTTAG
- the secY gene encoding preprotein translocase subunit SecY, which yields MNKNLVNKIFITIGFLFIYRLLAYVPVPGVDTAVIASFFDSHQSDALGLFNMFSGNAVERMSIIALGIMPYITASIIMELLAATFAPLGQMKKERDGMVKYMQIIRYATIVITIIQAIGISVGLQSLTGPNGNSAILADHNTFIILSAVSMLAGTMLLMWIGEQITQSGIGNGISLIIFAGIVSAIPSAIGQTITMVNTGAMSFLTVIAILALIFGTVAVIIYVELGERRVPITYAKKVMMQNQNKRVMNYIPIKVNLAGVIPVIFASAILMFPMTVLSSSANPTIVAIADYLNPNSYFFNFLTFVFVVFFAFFYASITFNAKDIADNLKKQGGFIPGIRTGEATKEFLNKTAGDLTFTGALYLGLVATLPFMIIKGMGVPFFFGGTAVLIVVQVALDTMRKIEAQVYMSKYETLSAVGL from the coding sequence GTGAATAAAAATCTAGTTAATAAAATATTTATTACTATCGGGTTTTTATTTATCTATCGTCTACTGGCATACGTGCCAGTTCCAGGCGTTGATACTGCTGTCATAGCTTCATTCTTCGATTCACACCAATCTGATGCACTAGGATTATTTAATATGTTTAGCGGTAATGCTGTTGAGCGTATGTCAATTATTGCACTTGGAATTATGCCTTACATCACAGCATCTATTATCATGGAACTTTTGGCTGCAACTTTTGCACCTTTAGGTCAAATGAAAAAAGAGCGTGACGGAATGGTTAAGTATATGCAAATTATACGTTATGCAACAATTGTAATTACAATAATCCAAGCAATCGGTATTAGTGTGGGACTTCAAAGTTTAACTGGACCAAATGGAAATAGTGCAATTCTTGCTGATCATAACACGTTTATAATACTTTCTGCTGTTTCAATGCTTGCGGGAACAATGTTGTTGATGTGGATAGGTGAGCAGATTACACAAAGTGGCATCGGTAACGGTATATCACTAATTATTTTTGCTGGTATAGTTTCAGCTATTCCAAGTGCGATAGGTCAAACAATCACAATGGTAAATACGGGGGCTATGAGCTTCTTAACTGTAATTGCAATTCTTGCTCTTATATTTGGAACTGTAGCTGTAATTATCTATGTTGAACTTGGTGAGCGTCGCGTACCTATTACGTATGCTAAAAAAGTTATGATGCAAAACCAGAATAAAAGAGTTATGAATTACATTCCTATCAAAGTTAACTTAGCTGGTGTTATACCGGTTATCTTTGCTTCTGCTATATTAATGTTTCCTATGACAGTTTTATCAAGTAGTGCAAACCCTACTATTGTTGCTATTGCTGATTATCTAAATCCAAACAGTTATTTCTTTAACTTTTTGACATTTGTATTTGTTGTTTTCTTTGCATTCTTTTATGCATCAATAACATTCAATGCAAAAGATATTGCAGATAATCTAAAAAAGCAGGGTGGTTTCATTCCTGGTATTCGTACTGGTGAAGCAACTAAAGAGTTTTTAAACAAGACTGCTGGTGATTTGACTTTTACGGGTGCTCTTTACCTTGGACTTGTTGCAACTCTGCCATTTATGATTATTAAAGGGATGGGTGTACCATTCTTTTTTGGTGGAACAGCGGTTTTAATCGTTGTTCAGGTGGCATTGGACACAATGAGAAAAATTGAGGCTCAAGTTTACATGAGTAAATATGAGACACTAAGTGCAGTTGGACTTTAA